One Psychrobacillus glaciei genomic region harbors:
- a CDS encoding aminoglycoside phosphotransferase family protein translates to MSNHENEEILTGGNVSNVYRSGDTVRRELKPDSPKVHKLLKHLENKGFSYAPNFLGIDEKGREILSFIEGEAGNYPLKEYMWSNDFLKEIAKMLCLYHDSVSDFSIEESWQAIDNTPEPFEVLCHNDFAIYNLIFNHRKLVGIIDFDVAGPGPRLWDIAYTLYTCVPLSRVYHSETGEAVYYNSLQHSDRIKQRVKLFFESYGKGIEKDYLEMVLLRLEGLCKTIKRKASEGDIAFQKMIDEGHVEHYQNDIKFIHEHGKEWI, encoded by the coding sequence GTGTCAAACCATGAGAACGAAGAAATTCTAACAGGAGGGAATGTCTCTAATGTTTATCGTTCGGGAGATACTGTGCGAAGAGAATTAAAGCCAGATAGTCCCAAAGTTCATAAGCTATTAAAACATTTGGAGAACAAAGGTTTCAGTTATGCACCAAATTTTTTAGGTATTGATGAAAAAGGAAGAGAAATATTATCATTTATTGAAGGGGAAGCTGGTAATTATCCTTTAAAAGAATATATGTGGTCTAATGATTTTTTAAAAGAAATAGCGAAGATGCTCTGTCTTTATCATGATTCTGTGAGTGATTTTTCAATTGAAGAAAGCTGGCAAGCAATAGATAATACCCCCGAACCATTTGAGGTACTATGTCATAATGATTTTGCAATATACAATCTTATTTTTAATCATAGAAAACTAGTAGGTATTATTGATTTTGATGTTGCCGGGCCTGGTCCAAGACTTTGGGACATAGCCTATACTCTTTACACTTGCGTTCCCTTAAGTAGAGTTTATCATTCTGAGACAGGTGAGGCTGTTTATTATAATTCATTACAGCATTCCGACCGTATAAAACAAAGAGTCAAATTGTTTTTTGAATCCTATGGTAAGGGAATAGAAAAGGATTATTTGGAGATGGTATTGTTACGATTAGAAGGATTATGTAAAACCATTAAAAGAAAAGCTAGTGAAGGTGATATTGCTTTTCAAAAGATGATAGATGAAGGGCACGTTGAACATTATCAAAATGATATTAAATTTATTCATGAACATGGAAAAGAGTGGATTTAA
- a CDS encoding tyrosine-type recombinase/integrase: MERAIFEFMFSTGCRIGELVALEKNHINWSNQSAIVRVKGDKERVVYFNIRCDIWLKRYIESLNDNNPAIFVTARQPHKMSVAQMRYIIKRISNRAEIIKEIHPHQLRHSYATHLLYNGAPIEIIQRLMGHEKSATTRIYAQLSGRLRK, from the coding sequence ATGGAAAGAGCGATTTTCGAATTCATGTTTTCTACCGGTTGTCGAATTGGAGAATTAGTTGCTTTAGAAAAGAACCATATTAATTGGTCCAATCAATCCGCAATTGTTAGAGTGAAAGGTGATAAGGAGAGGGTAGTTTATTTTAATATACGTTGCGACATCTGGCTTAAACGTTATATTGAAAGTCTTAATGATAATAATCCCGCCATCTTTGTAACAGCAAGGCAGCCACATAAAATGAGTGTCGCTCAAATGCGATACATCATCAAGCGGATTTCCAATCGTGCTGAAATTATCAAAGAGATTCATCCACACCAACTTAGACACAGCTATGCAACTCATTTGTTGTATAATGGAGCTCCTATTGAAATCATACAAAGACTAATGGGGCATGAGAAAAGTGCAACCACAAGGATATACGCTCAATTAAGTGGAAGGTTAAGGAAATAG
- a CDS encoding CD3324 family protein, whose amino-acid sequence MKYVNAKSIFPKELLKEIQKYVNGEMVYVPISKGLHMKWGESSGSKNYLNHRNHEIRQQFSVGVTIDQLSNQFFLSHDSIKKIVYSKK is encoded by the coding sequence ATGAAATATGTAAATGCAAAAAGCATCTTTCCAAAAGAACTGCTGAAGGAAATACAGAAATATGTAAATGGAGAAATGGTTTATGTCCCTATTTCAAAGGGATTACACATGAAATGGGGAGAAAGTTCAGGGAGTAAAAATTATTTAAACCATAGAAACCATGAGATCCGGCAACAATTTTCGGTAGGGGTAACTATAGATCAACTTTCAAATCAATTCTTTCTTTCTCACGATAGTATTAAAAAAATAGTATACTCAAAAAAATAG
- a CDS encoding GNAT family N-acetyltransferase — translation MKIDVRLTDKSEAYIIKNLYPLYLYDLSGQYGRIPNVHGIYEDSDDFRTLNDQYEVQNIWWEKPEILFPYVILLDGIPAGFILIATPPHCNKGIDYFVNEFFLIQSLRGKGIAEIATNIVFEQFKGNWELFTNPFEKNIAGQKFWRRSISNYTNGVYTEIYGETFDGQKSIFRFDNSGKQ, via the coding sequence ATGAAAATTGATGTTCGTTTAACAGATAAAAGTGAAGCTTATATTATAAAAAACTTATATCCTTTATACCTATATGACCTTTCTGGACAATATGGTAGAATCCCGAATGTTCACGGGATATATGAGGATAGCGACGATTTTCGAACATTAAATGATCAGTATGAAGTTCAAAATATTTGGTGGGAAAAGCCAGAAATTTTATTCCCCTACGTAATTTTATTAGATGGGATACCAGCAGGATTTATCCTAATAGCAACCCCACCACATTGTAATAAAGGAATTGACTATTTTGTAAATGAGTTCTTCTTAATTCAATCATTAAGAGGGAAAGGTATTGCTGAAATAGCAACAAATATAGTATTTGAGCAATTTAAAGGGAACTGGGAGTTGTTTACTAACCCATTTGAGAAAAACATTGCTGGACAAAAATTTTGGAGGAGGTCAATATCAAATTACACTAATGGAGTCTACACAGAGATATACGGGGAAACGTTTGATGGACAAAAGAGTATTTTTCGATTTGATAATTCCGGAAAACAATAG
- a CDS encoding GNAT family N-acetyltransferase, whose product MNPLLLDIPLQLETERLLLRAPRQSGDGSVVNDAIKDSFNALKNWLPFAQTIPTLEETEGNLREAYINFLKRDSLRFLIFHKDTKDFIGVTSFECLNWDIPKSHIGYWINTRFSGNGYMLEAVRGLCELGLNHINFKRVEIRCESTNLKSRSIPEKLGFELEGILKNEDLSADGSKLTDTCIYVKV is encoded by the coding sequence GTGAATCCATTATTATTAGATATACCATTACAATTAGAGACAGAAAGGTTATTATTACGAGCACCTAGGCAATCAGGAGACGGTAGTGTTGTTAATGATGCAATAAAAGATTCTTTTAATGCATTAAAGAATTGGTTGCCATTTGCACAGACAATCCCTACTCTTGAGGAAACAGAAGGGAATTTGAGAGAAGCATATATTAACTTCTTAAAAAGAGATAGTTTACGTTTTCTGATATTCCATAAAGACACTAAAGATTTTATAGGAGTAACAAGCTTTGAGTGTTTAAACTGGGACATCCCAAAAAGTCATATTGGGTATTGGATTAACACAAGGTTTAGTGGTAACGGATATATGTTAGAAGCGGTAAGAGGATTATGTGAATTAGGTTTAAATCATATTAACTTTAAGAGAGTTGAAATTAGATGTGAATCCACAAATCTAAAGAGTCGTTCTATTCCCGAAAAATTAGGATTTGAGTTAGAAGGGATTTTAAAGAATGAGGATTTATCAGCAGATGGTAGTAAACTAACAGATACTTGTATTTATGTCAAAGTTTAA
- a CDS encoding sigma-70 family RNA polymerase sigma factor — translation MRTTDHNFIKRLKRQKEDALEYTVDKYLPLVKGITYKVLSPLGNPGLVDECINDVFLTIWHHANQFEGDTDDFRKWLCVVTKFKAIDTYRIANKRLEVEIVGTNDLEVGSGPSVENEILLSENKNELLKLMCGFEVIDRDIFMMKFFLDMTSEEIAKNIGLTKAAVDNRIYRGKKRLKLQQTNNNLGEIFA, via the coding sequence ATGAGAACTACCGACCATAATTTTATAAAACGGCTTAAACGTCAAAAAGAAGATGCTTTAGAATATACAGTTGATAAATATTTACCGTTAGTTAAGGGTATTACCTATAAAGTATTGTCACCATTAGGAAACCCTGGTCTAGTTGATGAATGTATAAATGATGTTTTTTTAACTATTTGGCATCACGCAAATCAGTTTGAAGGGGACACTGATGATTTTCGGAAATGGCTCTGTGTGGTCACAAAATTTAAAGCAATTGATACCTATCGGATAGCAAACAAACGTCTTGAAGTTGAAATTGTTGGTACAAATGATTTAGAGGTAGGTAGTGGTCCTTCTGTAGAAAACGAAATCCTCCTTTCTGAAAATAAAAATGAATTATTAAAGTTAATGTGTGGGTTTGAAGTGATTGACCGAGATATTTTTATGATGAAATTTTTCTTGGATATGACAAGTGAAGAAATTGCAAAAAATATTGGTTTAACGAAAGCCGCAGTCGATAATCGCATTTACCGTGGAAAGAAAAGACTAAAACTACAGCAGACTAATAATAACTTAGGGGAGATTTTTGCATGA
- a CDS encoding DUF4179 domain-containing protein has protein sequence MKDFYEHLNNLKLDNEDFEEMEVNEVEKARVKAKLKQSMEKNQSQQLRKQSTRKKWGYGIGAAVLAFGLLVTSAAVSPAMAQVVSSIPLIGQIYKNLGDIGLKNVSEAGLSEISGESKTINGITITLGEIYYDDARVTAGFSIDSKKTITSDYFNIKHNYKGGMPSSNYGLTTDESSPTNWTGILNINYYSFNPDTLELGITFEGNQGELFEFTKEVVKAQYENKIDIAISQQMDNLKYEIHDIKWGTPGVLIAYDAQYKEENYGRGVKLEFEVVDSSNKRLKEISGKYGKQLFEPVENDVTELTITPYAKFDIQRGDGHIELRELKLEPFKISIP, from the coding sequence ATGAAAGATTTCTATGAGCATTTAAATAATCTCAAGTTGGATAATGAAGATTTTGAAGAGATGGAAGTAAATGAAGTCGAAAAGGCAAGGGTAAAGGCAAAATTAAAGCAATCAATGGAAAAGAACCAGTCACAACAGTTGAGAAAACAGTCAACTCGAAAAAAATGGGGTTATGGCATTGGGGCAGCAGTTTTGGCTTTTGGATTGTTAGTCACTTCTGCGGCGGTGTCTCCAGCTATGGCACAGGTCGTCTCTTCTATACCATTAATTGGTCAAATATATAAGAACTTAGGAGATATCGGATTGAAAAATGTTTCAGAAGCAGGATTGAGTGAGATTTCTGGGGAATCTAAAACAATCAACGGGATTACGATAACACTAGGGGAAATCTATTACGATGATGCCCGGGTAACAGCCGGTTTTTCCATCGATTCTAAAAAAACTATAACGTCGGATTATTTTAACATTAAACATAATTATAAAGGTGGAATGCCTTCATCGAATTATGGACTTACAACGGATGAAAGTTCACCGACAAATTGGACTGGAATTCTAAATATTAATTACTATAGTTTTAACCCTGATACACTTGAATTGGGTATAACTTTTGAAGGTAATCAAGGGGAATTATTTGAGTTTACGAAGGAAGTAGTTAAAGCACAGTATGAAAATAAGATTGATATTGCAATATCTCAACAAATGGACAACTTGAAATACGAGATACATGATATTAAATGGGGTACTCCTGGCGTTCTCATTGCGTATGATGCCCAGTATAAGGAAGAAAATTATGGGAGAGGCGTTAAACTTGAATTTGAGGTGGTCGACTCTTCTAACAAACGATTAAAGGAGATTAGTGGGAAGTACGGTAAGCAATTATTTGAACCGGTCGAAAATGATGTGACTGAATTGACAATCACCCCTTATGCTAAATTTGATATTCAAAGAGGAGATGGTCATATAGAATTGAGGGAACTTAAGTTGGAGCCCTTTAAAATATCGATTCCGTAA